In one window of Deltaproteobacteria bacterium DNA:
- a CDS encoding laccase domain-containing protein: MILCQESCLTFYRFELYDSFPGLVHGVTTRVGGISPQGLNLAFGPHDSAANVQANLDLVSRAVGFDRLVCAKQVHGDRSLVVGTESDCDSDSGGEALGGFDALITADRGLGLLVTLADCQGVVLFDPARNVVAVVHNGWRGSVADILGKTVFRLKKDFRVRPGDLLVGISPSLGPCCAEFDNYTEELPPEFWKYRIRDQHFDFWDISRDQLTAAGVRSENIEVAEVCTVCDDAFFSFRREKLSNRFGLMAGLA, translated from the coding sequence ATGATACTCTGCCAGGAAAGCTGTCTGACCTTTTACCGTTTCGAGCTATATGACTCATTCCCCGGATTGGTTCATGGAGTGACTACCAGGGTCGGTGGGATTAGCCCCCAGGGTTTAAACCTGGCCTTTGGGCCTCACGATTCCGCGGCTAACGTTCAAGCCAATCTTGATTTGGTGAGCAGGGCGGTGGGTTTTGACCGTCTGGTTTGTGCCAAACAGGTTCACGGCGACCGGTCCCTGGTGGTTGGAACGGAGTCGGATTGTGATTCCGATTCTGGGGGCGAGGCGTTAGGCGGATTCGACGCGCTCATTACGGCTGATCGAGGCCTTGGACTGCTGGTTACTCTGGCGGACTGTCAAGGAGTGGTGCTTTTCGACCCGGCGAGAAATGTAGTGGCAGTGGTTCATAATGGGTGGCGGGGAAGCGTGGCCGACATTCTGGGCAAAACGGTATTCAGGCTGAAGAAGGATTTCAGGGTCCGGCCGGGAGATCTTTTAGTCGGAATCAGTCCTTCGCTGGGGCCATGCTGCGCTGAGTTCGATAATTATACTGAGGAATTGCCTCCAGAATTCTGGAAGTACCGCATCAGGGACCAGCACTTTGATTTCTGGGACATCAGTCGGGATCAACTGACGGCCGCCGGTGTGCGGTCGGAAAACATCGAAGTCGCTGAGGTATGCACCGTGTGCGATGATGCGTTCTTTTCTTTTCGACGAGAAAAGCTCAGCAACCGTTTCGGCCTGATGGCAGGCCTGGCTTAA
- a CDS encoding glycosyltransferase family 4 protein: MERTLRIGILHYSCPPVVGGVEEVIRQQASALSRKDQTVSILAGMGGDSCQGCPVRIEPLLGSQNDQINKAHKQSWAGHHSELKQPTIMIHEILLDWSRELDVILAHNVLQMPFNLPLALALRRLAASKTSPLVVSWAHDSPYFSSSPPDFLSHPPWAILNQIHPDIYYVTISESRKRMFKELSGGSWKVISDGIDPRTLFYLDPKSVRIMEKFELFSRDLVIIQPARITPRKDIELSIHIIYGFKKMGLNVLLLLTGAYDPHEVKALPYYRRLKYWINELSLNDNIIFLAEQMSDGGKIEAPTHAIVRDFYLLADLLLMTSKDEGFGLPLLEAGLLKLPIACSEIPAFKEVGKNICFFGLDDPPLSISGRIIEYLDHIQTHHMFRNIMRHYVWDMICKNDLLPFLRQIIKE; this comes from the coding sequence GTGGAAAGGACTTTGCGCATAGGCATCCTGCATTACTCCTGCCCGCCGGTGGTAGGCGGCGTCGAAGAAGTAATCAGGCAACAGGCCTCAGCGCTCAGCCGCAAAGACCAGACGGTCTCCATCCTGGCCGGCATGGGCGGGGACTCGTGCCAAGGCTGCCCGGTGCGCATCGAACCCTTGCTCGGTTCCCAAAATGATCAAATCAACAAAGCGCATAAACAATCCTGGGCCGGACATCACAGCGAGTTGAAGCAGCCCACGATTATGATCCATGAAATCCTTTTGGACTGGTCCCGTGAGCTTGACGTGATCCTGGCCCACAACGTCCTTCAGATGCCTTTCAACCTTCCGCTTGCCCTGGCTCTGAGGCGCTTGGCCGCCTCAAAAACCAGCCCGCTCGTGGTTAGCTGGGCCCACGACTCCCCATACTTCAGTTCCTCGCCCCCGGATTTTTTGAGCCATCCACCGTGGGCGATCCTCAATCAGATCCATCCAGACATATATTACGTTACCATATCAGAGTCACGAAAACGGATGTTCAAAGAACTAAGCGGAGGCTCCTGGAAGGTGATCAGCGATGGGATAGACCCGAGGACCCTTTTCTACCTGGATCCAAAATCCGTGAGGATTATGGAAAAATTTGAGCTGTTCTCCCGCGACCTCGTCATCATCCAACCTGCCCGGATAACGCCTCGTAAGGACATTGAGCTATCAATCCACATTATTTACGGCTTTAAGAAAATGGGCCTTAATGTACTTCTCCTCCTGACCGGGGCCTATGATCCCCACGAAGTCAAGGCTCTACCTTACTATCGCCGTCTTAAATACTGGATCAATGAACTCAGCCTTAATGACAATATTATCTTCCTGGCCGAACAAATGTCTGACGGCGGAAAAATTGAGGCCCCGACGCATGCTATCGTCCGCGATTTCTACCTCCTGGCCGATCTCCTTCTTATGACGAGCAAAGACGAGGGCTTTGGGCTACCGCTCCTTGAAGCGGGCCTCTTAAAGCTGCCCATCGCCTGCTCAGAAATCCCGGCTTTTAAAGAAGTGGGAAAAAATATTTGTTTCTTTGGACTGGATGACCCGCCGCTCTCTATTTCCGGCCGGATTATTGAATATCTGGACCATATTCAGACACACCATATGTTCCGCAATATAATGCGCCATTATGTCTGGGACATGATCTGCAAAAACGATTTATTACCTTTCCTGCGCCAGATAATCAAAGAGTGA
- the ruvX gene encoding Holliday junction resolvase RuvX, producing the protein MKIMGLDPGSKRVGVALSDELGMIASGLTTLTWDSQEQLLAGIQKLVAEHKVERIVVGLPRRMDGTLGPAAEAALSLAEALKTIQGLEVLTWDERFSTAAVERVLIEADVSRKKRKEVRDKVAAAYILQGYLDSLNVFS; encoded by the coding sequence TTGAAGATTATGGGTTTAGATCCCGGGTCCAAGCGGGTCGGAGTAGCCTTAAGCGATGAACTGGGTATGATCGCCTCGGGCTTAACCACCCTGACCTGGGACAGCCAGGAACAGCTCCTGGCCGGGATTCAGAAACTGGTGGCTGAACATAAGGTCGAGAGAATCGTCGTCGGTCTGCCCCGGCGCATGGATGGAACTCTGGGACCTGCAGCTGAGGCGGCCTTGTCTCTGGCTGAAGCGCTCAAGACCATCCAGGGTCTGGAAGTCCTGACCTGGGATGAACGCTTTTCAACAGCGGCCGTGGAACGTGTCCTGATCGAGGCCGACGTGAGCCGCAAGAAGCGGAAAGAGGTTCGCGACAAGGTGGCCGCGGCTTACATCCTGCAAGGATATCTCGATTCCCTGAATGTTTTTTCTTGA
- the selB gene encoding selenocysteine-specific translation elongation factor, with translation MTKPIILGTAGHIDHGKTSLIYALTGIDTDRLKEEKARGITIELGFAHLNLPNGQLVGIVDVPGHERFVKHMVAGATGIDLVALVIAADEGVMPQTREHMDICQLLGIDHGLIVLSKVDLADEEWLQLVEEDIREFVSNTFLENAPLVYFSAVNGQGADQVLAAISQVVPRVKERQAGSLFRMPLDRVFTMKGFGTVVTGTAVSGTLSLGDTVMIYPGQKTSKVRGLQVHNQSVSQVSAGLRTAINLQGLNRNEVQRGQVLAHPNTLRTSRRMDVWVQYLSGNEKPLKNRTRVRFHLGTAEILGILLLLDTEELVPGQSGMAQIQLEQEAAALSGDRFVMRSYSPIQTIAGGEILHPHASRHKRFQDPILENLATLKKRDPVESLKSLIDGTGTKGISEQDLAALIDLPAKKIKTALDQILSQQEAIVYDKTQGNMMSRTAFDGLTGQVLNILKGYHEEFPLRPGLNKEELKTRVPPLADNKLLTFVLDHLLQSGAVGVDRDEIHLAGHLPSLAEEHQEIETRLLKAYQETGLTPPFYKDVSRSLPGTPDQRKEVLELLLKRGLLVRVKADLFFHRKAIVKAREQLLTHFQRHKELTTPQFKEITGLTRKYLIPLLEYFDAQGLTMRVGDTRILRKEGRQ, from the coding sequence ATGACTAAACCCATTATTCTTGGTACGGCCGGGCATATTGACCATGGCAAGACCAGCCTGATTTACGCCCTGACCGGTATTGACACCGATCGGCTTAAGGAAGAAAAAGCTCGCGGAATTACCATTGAACTGGGCTTTGCTCACCTGAACCTGCCAAACGGCCAGCTGGTGGGGATTGTTGATGTCCCAGGCCATGAAAGGTTTGTCAAGCACATGGTCGCCGGGGCCACGGGCATTGATCTGGTCGCCCTGGTCATCGCCGCTGATGAGGGCGTCATGCCTCAAACCAGAGAGCACATGGACATCTGTCAGCTTCTAGGGATAGATCACGGCCTGATTGTCCTGAGCAAAGTGGACCTGGCTGATGAAGAATGGCTCCAGTTGGTGGAGGAGGATATCCGTGAATTCGTGAGCAATACTTTCCTGGAAAATGCACCCTTGGTCTATTTTTCTGCGGTAAACGGTCAGGGAGCCGACCAAGTCTTGGCTGCCATTTCCCAGGTAGTGCCTCGGGTGAAAGAACGGCAGGCGGGCAGTCTGTTCAGGATGCCTCTGGACCGGGTCTTTACCATGAAGGGCTTCGGCACGGTAGTCACAGGCACGGCCGTCTCCGGCACCTTGTCGCTGGGAGACACGGTTATGATCTATCCCGGTCAAAAGACGAGCAAGGTCAGGGGACTTCAGGTTCATAACCAGAGCGTTTCTCAGGTCAGCGCTGGTCTGAGAACGGCCATCAACCTCCAGGGGCTCAATCGGAACGAGGTTCAAAGAGGCCAGGTCCTGGCTCATCCGAATACCCTGCGCACGAGCCGGAGGATGGATGTGTGGGTTCAGTACCTGTCTGGCAATGAGAAACCTCTCAAGAACAGGACCAGAGTGCGCTTTCACCTGGGCACCGCCGAAATCCTGGGTATCCTCCTTCTTCTTGACACCGAAGAACTGGTCCCTGGTCAGTCTGGAATGGCTCAAATCCAACTGGAGCAGGAAGCGGCGGCCCTCTCCGGGGACCGATTCGTGATGCGCAGTTACTCCCCGATCCAGACGATTGCCGGTGGCGAGATCTTGCATCCCCATGCCTCGCGCCATAAACGCTTCCAGGATCCCATCCTGGAAAATCTGGCCACATTGAAAAAACGTGACCCGGTGGAGAGCCTCAAGAGTCTTATTGATGGTACGGGAACAAAGGGAATATCAGAGCAGGACCTGGCCGCTTTGATTGATCTTCCAGCGAAAAAAATCAAAACGGCCCTTGATCAGATTTTGTCTCAACAGGAAGCCATTGTCTATGACAAGACCCAAGGCAATATGATGAGTCGGACGGCCTTTGACGGGTTGACCGGTCAGGTCTTGAACATACTAAAAGGCTACCATGAAGAGTTTCCTTTACGTCCGGGACTAAACAAGGAAGAACTGAAAACTCGCGTCCCACCCCTCGCGGACAACAAACTCCTGACCTTTGTCCTGGATCACCTGCTCCAGAGCGGGGCGGTGGGCGTTGACCGGGACGAGATTCATCTGGCTGGCCATCTTCCGAGTTTGGCCGAAGAACATCAGGAGATAGAAACCCGGTTATTAAAGGCGTACCAGGAGACCGGCCTCACCCCGCCCTTTTACAAAGATGTCTCCCGCAGCCTCCCCGGTACGCCGGATCAGCGGAAGGAGGTCCTGGAATTGTTGCTGAAAAGAGGCCTCCTGGTAAGGGTTAAGGCAGACCTTTTTTTCCATCGCAAGGCAATCGTAAAGGCGCGGGAACAGCTCTTGACTCATTTTCAACGCCACAAAGAACTAACCACGCCGCAGTTCAAAGAGATAACCGGTCTTACCCGCAAGTACCTCATCCCCCTGCTTGAGTATTTTGACGCTCAGGGACTAACCATGCGCGTGGGTGACACCCGGATCCTGCGCAAGGAAGGCAGGCAGTGA
- a CDS encoding dihydroorotate dehydrogenase electron transfer subunit has translation MAEVFIKVCPVLENQRLAERTFLMRLQAPEIAAVAKPGQFIMVQTGPGWRQGGPLLRRPFSLHRLGPSGEISLLYRVVGMGTRLMERMDPGDKLEVVGPLGRGFNLHLGDTQAYLAAGGIGLAPMIALAEALTGQPSKFFYGARTSDEVDAFLGLLGQASYAGEIIVISEDGLRFPKGMVTEPLAAALKAGPASIFACGPRPMLAQVAVLAREAGSPAQVSLEAHMACGLGACLSCAVELASSGRDEPVYARACVEGPVFSAEEVRW, from the coding sequence TTGGCCGAGGTATTTATCAAAGTCTGCCCCGTGCTGGAAAATCAGCGTTTGGCGGAGCGAACTTTTCTGATGAGGCTTCAGGCTCCTGAGATCGCGGCGGTGGCAAAGCCGGGCCAGTTTATCATGGTTCAGACCGGACCTGGATGGAGGCAGGGCGGCCCCCTGCTGCGGCGACCTTTTTCCTTGCATCGGCTGGGTCCATCGGGTGAAATTTCTCTGCTTTATCGTGTGGTCGGGATGGGGACCAGGCTGATGGAAAGGATGGACCCTGGCGACAAGCTGGAGGTTGTGGGTCCTTTGGGTCGAGGCTTTAATCTGCATCTTGGGGATACTCAGGCCTATCTCGCGGCCGGGGGAATTGGTCTGGCGCCGATGATCGCCCTGGCAGAGGCCCTTACGGGTCAGCCAAGTAAATTCTTTTATGGCGCCCGCACCTCAGATGAGGTGGACGCCTTTCTGGGGCTGCTCGGACAAGCTTCTTACGCCGGGGAGATAATTGTAATATCGGAAGATGGTCTTCGTTTCCCGAAAGGCATGGTGACGGAACCCTTGGCTGCGGCCTTAAAGGCCGGTCCTGCCTCAATTTTTGCTTGCGGCCCCCGGCCTATGCTGGCTCAGGTCGCTGTCTTAGCCAGAGAAGCCGGGTCGCCGGCCCAGGTTTCTCTGGAGGCGCATATGGCTTGCGGACTGGGGGCTTGCTTAAGTTGTGCGGTCGAACTGGCGTCGAGCGGGCGGGACGAGCCGGTTTACGCTCGGGCCTGCGTTGAAGGGCCGGTCTTTTCGGCTGAGGAGGTTAGATGGTAG
- a CDS encoding dihydroorotate dehydrogenase — MVARPDMSVDLGRLVLKNPVLAASGTFGYGQELADFCDPALLGAVVVKGLSLKPWPGNPPPRIVETTAGMLNAIGLQNVGLESFLKDKLPWLVERGVTVVVNILGESVKEYAALAEGLGEAEGVAMIEINISCPNVAAGGLAFGASPEDTARVVQAVVEAARQPIMVKLTPMVSDIVTVAQAAVEAGADVISLINTIPAMAVDLENRRPALKNVVGGLSGPAIKPVALRLVWQVAQAVHVPVVGGGGIMTAEDALEFLLVGARAVQVGTASFVDPRSPLKILEGIEAYFRKNNIPELSVWAGSLNME; from the coding sequence ATGGTAGCTCGACCTGATATGAGTGTGGATCTGGGGAGGCTAGTGCTCAAGAACCCGGTCCTGGCCGCTTCAGGAACTTTTGGTTACGGTCAGGAGCTGGCGGATTTTTGCGATCCTGCGCTGCTGGGGGCCGTGGTGGTCAAGGGCCTATCACTCAAACCCTGGCCTGGGAATCCGCCGCCTCGCATTGTGGAAACCACGGCCGGGATGCTCAATGCCATTGGTTTGCAAAACGTGGGCCTTGAATCCTTTTTAAAGGACAAGCTTCCGTGGCTGGTGGAGCGGGGTGTGACCGTGGTCGTCAATATCTTGGGAGAGTCGGTTAAAGAATACGCTGCCTTGGCTGAAGGGCTTGGAGAAGCCGAAGGGGTGGCCATGATCGAAATCAATATTTCCTGTCCCAACGTGGCCGCCGGGGGGCTGGCCTTTGGCGCCAGCCCTGAAGATACGGCCCGTGTGGTTCAGGCTGTGGTCGAGGCAGCCAGGCAGCCGATCATGGTTAAGCTGACTCCAATGGTTTCAGATATTGTGACAGTGGCTCAGGCCGCGGTTGAGGCCGGGGCTGATGTTATTTCCTTGATCAACACCATCCCGGCCATGGCCGTGGACCTTGAAAACCGGCGGCCCGCCTTGAAAAACGTGGTTGGCGGCCTTTCCGGGCCAGCCATCAAGCCCGTAGCCTTGCGGCTCGTGTGGCAGGTGGCGCAGGCCGTGCATGTGCCGGTGGTCGGAGGCGGAGGCATTATGACCGCCGAGGATGCGCTTGAATTTTTACTGGTCGGGGCCAGGGCCGTCCAGGTTGGCACGGCCAGCTTCGTTGATCCCCGGTCCCCACTCAAGATACTGGAAGGGATAGAAGCCTATTTTAGAAAAAACAATATTCCCGAACTTTCCGTCTGGGCGGGAAGTCTGAACATGGAATAG
- a CDS encoding glycosyltransferase family 4 protein — translation MQNRKIGFVSTRLAGTDGVSLEAFKWTQVLERNGYECFAFAGELDTPPDHSFLEPKAHFADPEIAELHDDCFGPTTRKSTLSGKIHKLRNFLKKRLYEFCREFDIDLLIAENALTIPMHIPLGMALTEFIAETGMPTVAHHHDFAWERDRFLINAVQDYIDYSFPPNHNCIRHVVINSKASRELSYRRGISNVVIPNVFDFGNPPQPSAKQEGLREELGFQDDDLFVLQPTRVVPRKWIERAIEMVSLMDLKRPRLIVSHKIGDEGDQYMQRVMEYAQRLKVKMECIGDMVDSTRCFNSRSHGKYTIDDVYQAADLVTYPSGYEGFGNAFIEAIYFKKPLVLNRYTIFIEDIEPCGFKVISFNAFVTKKIVNQIKKFLDQKNLDQLLEKNYQLGQTYFSYEVLEKKLLPLIEMLFLQTHKPRG, via the coding sequence ATGCAGAATAGAAAGATAGGATTCGTCTCCACACGTCTTGCAGGCACAGACGGCGTTTCTCTGGAAGCCTTCAAATGGACGCAGGTCCTTGAACGAAATGGATACGAATGCTTTGCCTTTGCCGGGGAACTGGACACTCCTCCTGACCACTCCTTCTTGGAACCGAAGGCCCATTTTGCCGATCCTGAAATCGCGGAATTGCATGATGACTGTTTCGGCCCCACGACCCGTAAGTCCACTTTATCCGGGAAGATACATAAGCTGAGGAATTTCCTTAAGAAGAGGCTTTACGAATTCTGCCGCGAATTTGACATTGATCTTTTAATCGCAGAAAACGCCCTCACCATTCCGATGCATATCCCTTTAGGCATGGCCCTCACTGAATTTATTGCCGAAACAGGCATGCCGACCGTGGCCCATCACCATGATTTCGCCTGGGAGCGGGACAGGTTTCTAATCAACGCTGTCCAGGATTACATTGATTATTCTTTCCCTCCAAACCACAACTGCATTCGCCACGTGGTTATCAACTCCAAGGCTTCCCGGGAACTGAGTTATCGCCGCGGAATAAGCAACGTCGTTATCCCTAACGTCTTTGATTTCGGCAACCCGCCTCAACCCTCAGCCAAGCAGGAAGGCCTCCGTGAGGAGCTCGGATTTCAGGATGATGATCTCTTTGTGCTTCAGCCGACCAGGGTTGTGCCGCGCAAGTGGATCGAACGGGCGATTGAAATGGTAAGTCTCATGGACTTAAAACGTCCCCGCCTGATTGTCTCACATAAGATTGGTGACGAAGGGGATCAATACATGCAAAGGGTCATGGAATACGCCCAGCGTTTAAAAGTGAAAATGGAATGCATCGGTGACATGGTTGATTCAACCCGGTGTTTTAACTCCAGGTCTCATGGGAAATACACCATTGATGATGTCTATCAGGCTGCCGATTTGGTGACTTACCCTTCAGGTTACGAAGGCTTTGGTAACGCCTTTATAGAAGCTATCTACTTCAAGAAGCCACTCGTCCTCAATCGCTATACCATCTTTATCGAAGACATCGAACCGTGCGGTTTTAAAGTTATCTCTTTCAACGCCTTTGTCACCAAAAAAATCGTGAACCAGATCAAGAAATTTCTAGATCAAAAAAACCTGGACCAGCTTTTGGAGAAGAACTACCAGCTCGGTCAAACATATTTTTCTTATGAGGTTCTGGAGAAAAAGCTCCTGCCTTTGATCGAAATGCTGTTTTTGCAGACCCATAAACCCAGGGGATAG